A single window of Micrococcaceae bacterium Sec5.1 DNA harbors:
- a CDS encoding class II fructose-bisphosphate aldolase, whose amino-acid sequence MEGDPVTLVSTRELMGKAAASGTGQGAFNVIHVETAEGLVAGAETAGVPLILQISENCAKYHGGLEPIALAAMAIARDASVPVAVHLDHAESEDLAIAAVDLGFGSVMFDGAHLPYEWNVEVTQRVARYAHERGVYMEAELGKVGGKDGAHAPGVRTDPDEAQAFVEATGVDALAVAVGSSHAMTERSAALDLHLITRLKSAVGKPLVLHGSSGVTDEMLVAAIGAGMTKINVSTHLNGFFTRAVREYLDANPAVVDSRKYIKAGRDALVLESARMLTLFAKAK is encoded by the coding sequence ATGGAAGGAGACCCTGTGACGCTTGTCAGCACGCGGGAATTGATGGGCAAGGCCGCGGCCAGCGGTACGGGCCAAGGCGCGTTCAACGTCATCCACGTGGAAACAGCGGAGGGGCTGGTGGCGGGTGCCGAGACAGCGGGTGTTCCGCTGATCCTGCAGATTTCGGAGAACTGCGCAAAGTATCACGGTGGACTCGAACCGATCGCTCTGGCGGCTATGGCGATCGCCCGCGACGCATCGGTGCCCGTTGCGGTTCACCTGGACCATGCCGAATCCGAGGACCTCGCCATCGCGGCCGTGGACCTCGGTTTTGGCTCCGTAATGTTCGACGGCGCGCACTTGCCCTATGAGTGGAACGTCGAAGTCACGCAACGGGTAGCCCGCTACGCCCACGAGCGAGGCGTTTACATGGAGGCTGAACTCGGCAAAGTGGGAGGCAAGGACGGTGCCCATGCACCCGGTGTCCGGACCGACCCCGACGAGGCCCAGGCGTTTGTTGAAGCAACGGGTGTGGATGCGCTCGCAGTGGCCGTTGGCTCCTCCCACGCCATGACCGAACGCAGCGCAGCACTGGACCTGCACCTGATTACGCGGCTGAAGTCGGCGGTCGGAAAACCGCTGGTCCTGCATGGCTCTTCAGGCGTCACAGACGAGATGCTCGTAGCTGCGATCGGCGCAGGTATGACTAAGATCAACGTATCCACACATTTGAACGGGTTCTTCACCCGCGCCGTCCGTGAGTACCTCGATGCCAACCCTGCAGTGGTGGATTCCCGGAAGTACATCAAGGCCGGCCGGGACGCGCTGGTGCTGGAATCCGCACGTATGCTCACGCTGTTCGCCAAAGCGAAATAG
- a CDS encoding DeoR/GlpR family DNA-binding transcription regulator, whose product MTRTDRLTAILDLLAESGHVEVEDIVTRLGVSPATARRDLDSLAKQRLLSRTRGGATTGSVSYDLPGRYNRDDHALAKQEIALAASALIRPGAVIGLSGGTTNTALAQLLSTREDLNAPSNRPTLTVVTNAINIASQLAVRPNIKIMVTGGILNPRSYELVGPYTDVIMQKVALDIAFIGVNGVDPDLGPTITDEGEAMVNTVMARRATESYVVADSSKVGRRSFAAMAGYDFRHLITDAGISAADKAAFEAKGTEVIVAPGN is encoded by the coding sequence ATGACCCGCACCGATCGGCTGACCGCCATCCTTGACCTCCTGGCCGAATCCGGCCATGTGGAAGTCGAGGACATCGTGACGCGGCTTGGCGTGTCACCGGCCACGGCGCGCCGGGACCTGGACAGCCTCGCAAAACAACGGCTGCTCAGCCGTACACGGGGTGGCGCTACCACCGGATCCGTATCTTACGACCTCCCGGGCCGATACAACCGTGACGACCACGCCTTGGCCAAGCAGGAGATCGCCCTGGCCGCCTCCGCCCTGATCCGACCCGGAGCGGTGATCGGCCTGAGCGGGGGAACCACCAATACGGCTCTGGCGCAGTTGCTGTCCACCCGTGAGGACCTCAACGCGCCGTCCAACAGGCCCACTCTCACGGTGGTAACCAACGCAATTAACATAGCCTCGCAGCTCGCCGTTCGTCCGAACATCAAGATCATGGTTACCGGGGGAATCCTCAATCCGCGCTCCTACGAGCTCGTGGGCCCCTACACCGACGTGATCATGCAGAAGGTTGCCCTGGACATCGCGTTCATCGGGGTCAACGGCGTTGACCCCGATCTCGGCCCCACCATCACCGATGAAGGCGAAGCCATGGTGAACACCGTCATGGCGCGCCGGGCCACTGAATCCTACGTGGTTGCTGACTCCTCCAAGGTGGGCCGTCGCTCCTTTGCCGCCATGGCCGGGTATGACTTCCGGCACCTCATCACGGACGCCGGGATCAGCGCCGCGGACAAGGCTGCGTTCGAAGCCAAGGGCACGGAAGTCATCGTCGCCCCCGGCAACTAA
- a CDS encoding histidine phosphatase family protein, translated as MIRHGQSAANADTSIYNRVPDYRIPLTELGVEQARIAGEALRRKLDGEQVCVYVSPYLRAYQTLEALDLGPLIERVIEEPRLREQDWANFQIAGEIEDQKELRNLYGHFFYRFREGESGSDVYDRVSSFMETLYRHWQKPTYAPNTLMVTHGLTMRLFCMRWFHWTVEYFESLNNPDNAELRTLIRTDDGQYSLDEPFSQWVPRDVDDSVLHAPRMRF; from the coding sequence ATGATCCGGCACGGCCAGTCCGCCGCGAATGCCGACACGTCAATCTACAACCGTGTGCCGGACTACCGCATCCCGCTCACCGAACTAGGAGTTGAGCAGGCACGGATAGCCGGCGAGGCCCTCAGGCGGAAGCTCGACGGCGAGCAGGTCTGCGTCTACGTGTCCCCCTACTTGCGGGCATACCAGACTCTTGAGGCGTTGGACCTCGGCCCGCTGATCGAGCGCGTGATCGAAGAACCCAGGCTACGCGAGCAGGACTGGGCCAACTTCCAGATCGCCGGGGAGATCGAGGACCAGAAGGAGCTTCGCAACCTTTACGGCCACTTCTTCTACAGGTTCCGCGAGGGCGAGTCAGGCTCGGACGTCTACGACCGCGTGTCCTCGTTCATGGAGACCCTTTACCGCCACTGGCAAAAGCCGACGTACGCCCCAAATACCCTGATGGTCACACACGGACTGACCATGAGGCTATTCTGCATGCGCTGGTTCCACTGGACTGTTGAGTATTTCGAGTCACTGAACAACCCGGACAACGCCGAACTACGCACACTGATAAGGACCGACGACGGCCAGTACAGTCTGGACGAACCGTTCAGCCAGTGGGTGCCAAGGGATGTTGACGATTCAGTGCTTCACGCGCCGAGAATGCGCTTCTAG
- a CDS encoding type II CAAX endopeptidase family protein, with protein MLLASRRRLRAEVLIVLGLSLGQSAVYSVVQLLDKMTRAPLSEATSTLNRSQSTREYFDLTYQLLDIIFALVPVVLVFYFLSSHSQGGREGASGSGFARLGFNFARPGKDLLQGLGLAAAIGIPSLGLYAAGRALGITTAIVPSGLEAYWWTVPVLILSAVRHAIVEEVIVVGYLLDRFGKFGWSTPLAIVVSAALRGSYHLYQGFGPFIGTFAMGLVFAWIYTKTKRVMPLVIAHALLDIVAFVGFSLFGKAIGLG; from the coding sequence ATGCTCCTTGCTTCCCGCCGCCGCCTGCGCGCCGAAGTACTCATCGTACTTGGCCTGTCGTTGGGCCAATCAGCTGTGTACTCCGTGGTGCAACTTCTGGACAAGATGACACGCGCGCCGTTGTCCGAGGCAACTTCGACGCTTAACAGGTCCCAAAGCACCCGCGAGTATTTCGATCTCACGTACCAACTGCTGGACATTATCTTCGCTTTGGTTCCGGTGGTCCTGGTGTTCTACTTCCTGTCATCGCATTCACAGGGTGGCCGGGAAGGTGCCAGTGGCTCAGGCTTTGCCCGATTGGGATTCAATTTCGCGCGCCCGGGCAAGGACCTTTTGCAGGGGCTGGGCCTCGCAGCCGCCATTGGCATCCCTTCACTTGGCTTGTACGCTGCTGGCCGTGCCCTCGGAATCACCACCGCCATTGTGCCCAGCGGCCTGGAGGCTTACTGGTGGACTGTGCCTGTGCTGATTCTCTCCGCCGTTCGCCATGCGATCGTTGAGGAAGTGATCGTCGTCGGCTACCTCCTGGACCGCTTCGGAAAATTCGGCTGGAGCACCCCGTTGGCCATTGTGGTAAGCGCGGCGCTTCGTGGCAGCTACCACTTGTACCAAGGTTTCGGACCGTTCATCGGCACCTTCGCCATGGGATTGGTCTTCGCCTGGATCTATACCAAGACGAAGCGGGTGATGCCTTTGGTGATTGCGCATGCGCTGCTGGACATCGTCGCGTTCGTTGGCTTCAGCCTCTTCGGCAAGGCGATAGGCCTTGGTTAG
- a CDS encoding VOC family protein, with protein MRMDHVSYACERDGLLATTERISAALGVDAVRGGVHPRFGTRNMIIPLADNKYLEVVEVLDHPASDKAPFGQAVRARSAAGGGWMGWCVAVDDLAPFENRLGRSAVPGNRKFPDGRELVWQQIGILGLIADPQVPYLLKWEGDPSLHPSKVYDSDVKMSSLTIAGSAERVTEWLGEPVEKPLEDVAVQWMAPHGTPGIMSVTFETASGAVTI; from the coding sequence ATGCGCATGGATCACGTCTCTTACGCTTGTGAACGAGATGGCCTTTTGGCCACTACCGAACGAATTTCCGCAGCTCTGGGAGTGGACGCAGTCCGGGGCGGAGTGCACCCGCGCTTCGGTACCCGGAACATGATCATTCCCTTGGCGGATAACAAATACCTGGAAGTCGTAGAGGTCCTGGACCATCCTGCTTCTGACAAGGCACCCTTTGGCCAGGCAGTCCGTGCACGCTCGGCGGCCGGCGGCGGTTGGATGGGCTGGTGCGTCGCCGTTGACGACCTCGCCCCCTTCGAAAACCGCCTTGGCCGTTCCGCAGTTCCGGGCAACCGCAAGTTCCCGGATGGCCGCGAACTCGTGTGGCAGCAGATCGGCATTCTCGGCTTGATCGCCGATCCCCAGGTGCCGTACCTGCTCAAGTGGGAGGGCGACCCCTCACTGCACCCGTCCAAGGTCTATGACAGTGACGTCAAGATGTCCAGCCTCACCATTGCGGGCTCGGCGGAACGCGTTACCGAATGGCTGGGCGAACCCGTTGAGAAGCCGCTCGAGGACGTCGCTGTCCAGTGGATGGCCCCGCACGGTACGCCTGGCATCATGTCCGTCACTTTCGAAACAGCCTCCGGCGCCGTCACCATCTGA
- a CDS encoding bifunctional o-acetylhomoserine/o-acetylserine sulfhydrylase, with protein sequence MSQGWSFETRQIHAGQEPDSATGARSLPIYQTTSFVFPSAESAANRFALAELAPIYTRIGNPTQDAVEQRIASLEGGLGALLLSSGQAAETFAILNIAEAGDHVVASPSLYGGTYNLLAHTLKKFGISVTFVEDPDNLDQWRDAVQPNTKLFFGEVVSNPRQDVLDIEGISRTAHEAGVPLIVDNTLSTPYLIRPIEWGADIVVHSATKYLGGHGAAIAGVIVDSGNFDFGKDPERFPGFNTPDPSYNGLVYARDLGKDGALGANLSYILKARVQLLRDLGSAVSPFNAFLIAQGLETLSLRVERHVSNATKVAEWLEAHDDVESVAFAGLPSSPWYDRGRKYGPRGTGAVVAFNIKGGVEAGKRFVDGLELHSHVANIGDVRSLVIHPASTTHSQLTVEQQLVAGVYPGLVRLSVGIEHVDDIIADLEAGFRAAKGA encoded by the coding sequence ATGTCCCAAGGATGGTCTTTCGAAACCCGCCAGATCCACGCAGGGCAGGAGCCTGACTCTGCCACGGGAGCGAGGTCGCTTCCGATCTACCAGACCACGTCCTTCGTTTTCCCCAGCGCAGAGAGCGCAGCCAACCGCTTTGCCTTGGCCGAGCTCGCCCCGATCTACACCCGTATCGGCAACCCGACACAGGATGCCGTTGAGCAGCGGATCGCCAGCCTCGAAGGTGGACTGGGCGCATTGCTCCTCAGTTCTGGACAGGCCGCGGAAACCTTCGCCATCCTGAACATTGCCGAGGCCGGCGACCATGTCGTCGCCAGCCCCAGCCTTTACGGTGGCACCTATAACCTCCTGGCCCACACGCTGAAGAAGTTCGGTATCTCCGTGACGTTCGTGGAGGACCCCGACAACCTGGACCAGTGGCGCGACGCCGTGCAGCCCAACACCAAACTGTTCTTCGGCGAGGTGGTGTCCAATCCGCGCCAGGACGTGCTGGACATCGAAGGGATTTCACGCACCGCGCATGAAGCTGGCGTGCCGCTGATCGTGGATAACACGCTATCCACCCCGTACCTCATCCGTCCCATCGAATGGGGTGCGGACATTGTGGTGCACTCGGCAACCAAGTATCTGGGCGGCCACGGTGCGGCGATCGCCGGCGTGATCGTGGACTCCGGAAACTTTGATTTCGGCAAGGACCCGGAACGCTTCCCTGGATTCAATACTCCGGACCCCAGCTACAACGGACTCGTTTACGCCCGGGACCTTGGCAAGGACGGCGCGCTCGGAGCCAACCTCTCCTACATTCTCAAGGCACGCGTGCAGTTGCTGCGCGATCTGGGTTCGGCCGTTTCCCCGTTCAACGCCTTCCTCATCGCCCAAGGGCTGGAAACCCTGAGCCTCCGCGTCGAGCGTCACGTCTCGAACGCCACCAAAGTGGCTGAATGGCTGGAAGCCCACGACGACGTCGAATCGGTTGCCTTCGCGGGTCTGCCGTCCAGCCCTTGGTATGACCGCGGCCGGAAGTACGGGCCGAGGGGTACCGGCGCGGTGGTGGCGTTCAACATCAAGGGTGGCGTCGAGGCCGGCAAGCGATTCGTCGATGGCCTGGAGCTGCACTCCCATGTTGCCAACATCGGTGACGTCCGCTCGCTGGTTATCCACCCGGCGTCGACTACCCACAGCCAGCTCACGGTCGAACAGCAACTGGTTGCGGGCGTGTATCCCGGCCTTGTCCGCCTGTCGGTGGGAATCGAGCACGTGGACGACATCATTGCTGACTTGGAGGCTGGTTTCCGGGCTGCCAAGGGCGCTTAG